Part of the Citrus sinensis cultivar Valencia sweet orange chromosome 2, DVS_A1.0, whole genome shotgun sequence genome, TTCGCATGGAATGTGAAAAAATCAAGGAAAGCAAATGCTAAACTTCCACCAGGACCTCGCGGCTTGCCTGTAGTCGGATACCTCCCATTTCTCGGAACTACTGACTTGCACAAGAAATTCACGGAATTATCCGGAGTTTATGGTCCGATCTTCAAGCTCTGGCTcggaaataaattatgtgtaGTGGTGAGCTCACCTTCCCTAGTTAAACAAGTGGTTCGTGATCAAGATACAACATTCGCATACCGTGACCCGCCGATCGCTGGACTAGTGGCCACCTTTGGTGGCAATGATATTGCATGGTCCAATTACGGTCCCGAATGGAGAAAGTTGCGCAAATTTTTTGTGGGCAAGATGATGAGTAACGCAAGCCTTGATGCTTGTTATGCTCTAAGAAAACAAGAGGTTAAAAATACTATCAGGGATTTgtataacaacaacaacaaaatttgcaAGCCCATTGACATTGGTGAATTGTCGATTTCAACACTGGTATGTGCTATGCAGAACATGCTGTGGGGTGAAGCGCttgaattaaaagagaaaggGACCACTATTCTTGGGGTTGAGCTAAAATTTAAGCTTGCAGAACTCATGGTGCTACTGGGAACACCGAATATTTCGGATATCTTTCCAATGCTTTCATGGCTCGACATACAAGGTATAGAGAGGAGAGCAAAGAAGATTTCACTCtggtttgaaaatattataaattctaCTGTTGAAAAGTATAGAAGCAAGGACTTTAATGTTGAAGGTAAAGAAAGAGCAGGGGAAAATTTTGAAGGATCAAGGAACAAGAACTTCTTGCAGTTACTATTGGAGcttcaagaaaatgaagacGGTTCTTCCTCAATTAGCATGAACCAATTTAAGGGCGTGCTCGCGGTATGTTAAGCAACTAGCCACGAACAGTTGTATATTTGCATGAGTGACgcttttcaactttttttaattttttaaattaaagttttattgTAATCTTTTGAACAGGATATAATTACGGGTGGAACCGACACCACAACTACGATGGTGGAATGGACAATGGCAGAGTTGATGCAGCATCCACAAGTCATGAAGAAAGTTCAGGAAGAATTAGCTCAAGTTGTGGGCATGGACAGTTGTGTTGAAGAATTTCATTTGcctaaattgaaatatttagaTGCTGTGGTGAAAGAATCGTTTCGTCTGCATCCTGCATTGCCTTTATTAGTACCACGCAGAGCAAGTGAGAGTGGCAGCATTGGTGGCTATACCATTCCCAAAGATACAACTCTTATGTTGAATGTTTGGGCTATCCACAGGGACCCTCAACTTTGGGATAATCCCTTAGAATTTCGACCCGAGAGGTTTCTGAATGTTGGTGTCGAGAGTAAGTTCGATTACTCAGGTAACAATTTTCAGTACTTGCCATTTGGTTCTGGTAGAAGGATGTGTGCTGGGATTCCTCTAGCTGAGAGGATGCTGATGTTTGTTCTGGCTTCGTTATTGCACTCATTTGAGTGGGAATTGCCAGCTGGCACAAAGCTAAACTTATCTGAAAAATTTGGGATTGtcattaagaaaaaagagcCTTTGGTTGCTATTCCAACACCAAGACTATCCAATTCAGAGCTCTACCATTAAGACAAAATGATTGTGATGATTTTGTGAGTATCGGAAGATTTGTATGTTATTTCAAGTTCAAtcgtaataaaatatttcaataaaagtCCTCcgttgctaatttttttttcaacggCATAATCTGTCATCATGCTTGTGTTTGGAGCtactttgaaataatttttgaattacaatttataaatatttacattttaaaattttatgagagTCTAAATCTATACAcgttcaataaaaaatttcctaAAAGTTTTAGGATTCAAAATTCTATTAAAGTATAGATGAAACTTTTATACCTCCTAATTTTTTGGTCTATTCTACGAGTTTAAAGAGGAGATATTTCTAGAGCTAGTAAAAAGAGTTACCTGATTGTTTTCGcgttatgtcatttttttattgtgttaaatttaatttgactcAAATatgacccatttaataatcgtgtcaaaatattaaaacttaaacTTGACACGGAAAATAACTGGGTGACCGAAAAACCCATTTAATGATTAGGTAACTATGTCACTTAATACGACATAACCCAATAACTCGTTTAATACatatttaacataatttaCATTGTACATTGTACATTGTACACCATTTTGTCATAAATTacactattttatatttctaaataatattatatattgatattgtataaaaaaaaatcaataatctcaaaatttgTACACCTcctaacttttaaaaataaataaaaaactaattaattaatgtttattttattcattaatatatcataatcctacatgtgttttatttgttattttttttatttaaaaagatagGTAGGTGGATGAaactcaaataaatttttagccTATCTTGATCTTTCAAGTTTCTTATTTAGGTGGCCAGCTAaagaaaattacttaaaaactACTCCatcaatttaacaaattttatttatttatttaatggaggtgtagaaaataaaagtatctTCAAGCACATTGCAATAGTGAAAGCAATGTACCGGTGTTGCAACATAAATGAACCTTGATAACCTATCacatattttaagttttaacatTGGTAGTTCACGGATCAGTTTCTACTTCCACGAACAATTATTGAAggaaatgagttttttttttttaatgaatatttataGACCCCGATTAAATATTcgaatatataataaaagagaaaCTGACATAGAAATGAGAAAGATATTTGGAggaggcaaaaaaaaaaaaaaaatgcaacagACAATTAGATCAGCAAcacaattaactaattaattcatCTATACATCATAATCCTATTTGTATCTTCTTCCTTCTTCTAATTTACATATAAATTTGGTTAgataaaacatattttaatactcGGTCACAATCGGTggatatagaaaattaatttagaggGGGTAATACCATAACGAAAAATAAtgattcataattaaaatcaaccccaacatcaaaacttatttACAAGATCACCCCCAGTCAAAGGTAATTTTTCCTAAAAACTAACacgaaattaaataaatttaacttttagtGGGTTCAATTGCCCACGCATTCTGAACGTAGATCCACCCCTGGCCCCGACTGAAGCATTTTTTACAATATGTACTCTGTTTATCAGCGGGAACAGCCTTCCaccttaaattaaaattttcacttaaaaatgattaagGTTAATGAGGTTAGTAACAAAAATGAGTTTAATTAGAGAATATTATAAGAgaaattctattttttgacttttaataaattaagatatattaaaatattattagttggTGGTGGTTTCACGTCAAATTAAGACGTGACACCTTACTTATGAGGTGGAGACAATCGGCTTAAACTATTTTAACGCATTTGAAATTTGCACTAATGGCTATCATTCTTTGTCCAAATTAATACGATAATTAATAACATACAAAagtcaagaaaatgaaaatttatccCAATTAAAACACTTTCTGGCTGCATTTGGCTGTTTCCATTTGAAGTTAAAAACGACAACGTTTCTTTCGTTTTGTGGGCGATTCGATTGAGCAGGCGCCACTAGCTAGCTGGCTTCCAGTGCTAGTGTGTGACGATAGAAGGCTAGTGATTTcactttcacatttttttttattattttttttggggaatcAAGATAAAagtcaagaaaatgaaaattgggCTGTTTCCATTTGAAGTTAAAAACAGCGTTTCTTTCGGGGCGTCAATTTGATATTTGAATGGACAGGCAAGTAAGAAATACATTTCCTTCATAGACAGTGACAACGAGGACATCAAGCCACATCATTATAGTTTGTAGCCCATCTACATTTAAACGATTAATAAACAAGATTAGGTGTGCCACtgctattattaattatcccCTGATCATTATAGTTTCTGAAACAGTAAAACAAAACGAAATTGAATACATCAACGAGACCGCAATTATCACTTGTTTAGTTGCGgtatttaacttaattttaatataatatatttgttagttaaacttttaataatcaaataattttgatttaaaaataaaattatagaaattattaattattaaaaattcacaATTAAGGGAACGTTCATCAAACACACATAGCTATTGTTTTCTCTATATATTGCAGTGTGTACGATATTGAGGGTTGAAGCCCCAAGCATGCTCTAAAATCCAGATAATAATTAGATCCATGCAAAATATTCATCGTTGTATCAGCTGATCAGTTGGTGGTGATGAAGGGTGTTATTGGCGGAGCTCAAAgttattatgtgcatgttgGGTGGATATCTCTATTGAAAATATCTCTGATATTTCACTCGACAAACttgttaatataaaaaaatctatggTTTTGCCGTCTGCATACTGTAGAAAATTTTGTCTCTACGTTAATCTAAATGTTTGAGGTGATTAGAAATTGCCTACTATATATAAAGGGAAATAATTTCTAGGTTGATTGATACATCTCTATTGAAAATATCTCTGACATTTCACTCGACAAacttattaatataaaaaatctgTGGTTTTGCCGACTGAATAATGTAGAAAAATTTGTCTATGCATTAATCTAGATGTTTGAGGTGATTTATACATCTGTGGTAAAGATTTATAGGTTGACTTATACGTCTGTGGTATAGATTTTATGTATTTCATTACAAAATGCTGGCCGTTAGAACCCTTTCTACATCTATTTATAAGATTAACGGGTGCCAGCTATGCCATTACAAATTATCCCCTCATCAGATATTTCGTTAAAATTCATTCTGAAACACTAAAACTAAATAATCGAACATGGCTTTGCGGGTCGATGATGCCAGCAGCAATGAGACTGCAATTATCACTTGTTTAGTTTCTGTGCTTGCCGTGGTTTACTTCGCATGGAATGTGAAAAAATCAAGGAAAGCAAATGCTACACTGCCACCAGGACCTCGCGGCTTGCCTGTATTCGGATACCTCCCATTTCTTGGAACTACTGACTTGCACAAGAAATTCACGGAATTATCCGGAGTTTATGGTCCGATCTTCAAGCTTTGGCttggaaataaattatgtgtaGTGGTGAGCTCACCTTCCCTAATTAGACAAGTGGTTCGTGATCAAGATACAACATTCGCGAACCGTGACCCACCGAAGGCTGCACTAGTGGTCTCCTATGGTGGCAATGATATTGCATGGTCCAATTACGGTCCCGAATGGAGAAAGTTGCGCAAATTTTTTGTGGGCAAGATGATGAATAACGAAAGCCTTGATGCTTGTTATGCTCTAAGAAAACAAGAGGTTAAAAATACTATCAGGGATTTGTATAACAACGACAACAAAATTGGCAAGCCCATTGACATTGGTGAATTGTCGTTTTCAACATTGGTATGTGCTATACAGAACATGCTGTGGGGTGAAGCGCttgaattaaaagagaaaggGACCACTAATCTTAGGGCTGGGCTAAAATTTAAGCTGGCAGAACTCATGGTGCTTGCGGGAACACCGAATATTTCGGATGTCTTTCCAATGCTTTCATGGCTCGACATACAAGGTATAGAGAGGAGAGCAAAGAAGATTTCACTCTGGCTTGATAATGTTATAAATTCTACTGTTGAACAGCATAGAAACAAGGAGTTAACTGTTGAAGGTGAAGAAAGAGCGGggaaaaattttgaaggaTCAAGGAACAAGAACTTCTTGCAGTTACTATTGGAGCTTCAAGAAAATGATGACAGTGCTTCCTCAATTAGCATGAACCAATTCAAGGCCGTACTCGCGGTATGTTAAGCAACTAGCCACGAACAGTTATACAAGCACAGTTGTATATTTGCATGAGTGATATtttcaaccttttttttttaattagaattttattgtCACCTTTTGGACAGGATATAATTACGTCTGGAACCGACACCACAACTACGATGGTGGAATGGACAATGGCAGAGTTGATGCAGCATCCACAAGTAATGAAGAAAGTTCAGGAAGAATTAGCTCAAGTTGTGGGCATGGACAGTTGTGTTGAAGAATTTCACCTGTCTAGATTAATGTATTTAGATGCTGTGGTGAAGGAAACATTTCGTCTGCATCCTGCAGTGCCTTTATTACTACCACGTAGGGCAAGCGAGAGTAGCAACATCGGTGGCTATAACATTCCCAAAGATACAACTATTATGTTGAATGTTCGGGCAATCCACAGGGACCCTAAACTTTGGGATAATCCCTTACAATTTCGACCCGAGAGGTTTCTAGATGACGGTATCGCGAGTAAGTTCGATTACTCAGGTAACAATTTTCAGTACTTGCCATTTGGTTCTGGTAGAAGAATGTGTGCTGGGATTGCTCTAGCTGAGAGGATGCTGATGTTTGTTCTGGCTTCCTTATTGCACTCATTCGAGTGGGAATTGCCAACTGGCACAAAGCTAAACTTATCAGAAAAATTTGGGATTGtcattaagaaaaaagagcCATTGGTTGCTATTCCAACACCAAGACTATCCAATTCAGAGCTCTACCATTAAGACAATGGTTGTgatgattttgttaatttccGAAGATTTGTATGTTATTTTAAGTTCAAtcgtaataaaatatttcaaataagaGTCCTCcgttgcttttttttttttttcaacggCATAATCTGTCGTCATGCTTGTATTTGGAGCtactttgtaataattatgtttgaattacaatttataaatattacattttaaaattttatgagagTCTAAATTTATACACGTTCAATAACCCGCTTCATACATATTTAACACAATTTATATCATACATTGTACACCCATTTGTCATAAATTACACTATTTTGTatctctaaataatattacgtattgatattataaaatatatatatatatgtttatcaAAAGACGATACCattcaatatatattgaaaagtgaacaaagaaaattttcttatggtttaaaaatattatgaattcTGCTGTTGAACAGTATGGAAACAAGGTCTCTGTTGTTAAAGGTGAAGAAGCAACAGGGAACAATATTGAAGGAAGAAATTTCACATGTTTAGTTGCTGAATTTGCCGCTGTATTCTATCGGTAGCAAAAagattagagtttttatttttctctattaATGTTAAGTCAATTTTCTATAACAAATTCGGTTGAGTTTAATTGTGttacaatataaattgaatgataatagaattttcaacgaatatttcaatatatttgtTATGCGatggattttaaaatttataaaattatttgttactAAATTGCATCATATGCTAAAATCACCTGAAACCTAATTCCATAACTAACCCTTTATTTTTAGTCTCAAGAAATCTTGTAAgaacaaaattcttttataacAAAACTTTTACAACACATTAATTTGTAACTCATTCCTGTGCGAGAATCACTCTCAATTTCCTTCAATTGCTGTTGAACAATCATCTGCTTATCAAAATTCAAgcataatcttttttttttttttttaatttcttcatcattcttttgaaaaaaaaatcaggatatgctgttaaattttgaaataaattatctcAAAATAATTACTAAGCAGAAAAAACAAAGGGGTTTAACTAGGCTATGCAcctttgaaaattatatgttGATCGATAAGAATGATGATCACGATTGAggagtttaattaaaatatataagattttaaaattaatcaaggTTAAATTGTGAATTCTAGAAAGAGAGGTTTTGTGAGAATGCTGAAAGGGTCTTAATAGTTCCACTCTTTTTAAAAGCAACCATAGTCATCATTTTTCCCGATTTCTTCTTCCCATCTCCATCTTACTTAGAAATTTCCCAGAGCCTTTGTTTCCCacctttcatttttcttctttctaatttaatattatagtattataaaaataattactcacattttatcaaacacctCCATTCTACCAAGGCCTTGTTTTAGTAGTAGGCTTTTATTAtctcaataaaattgaaaaaacaaatctcaataatattggaaaaaaaaaacctaccCATATTTgtaactttaatttattattctgcATAGACCTACTTTTTAGCTTTGAATTTTGTTGGAGCCATGTATAAACAGAATATGTTGAAATCagcaccaaaaaaaaaaaaaaactaattatataatttctgtTCCCAAGGACCTGACTGAGTGATTCTCAAGAAGTTTTGTTTGGCTGGCTACTTAGGTTTAAATCTTGGTGGAGATTAGGggttaagaaataaatttggacTTTGCACACccctttaacttttaaaaagaaatgaaaaaaactaattaataatctttattttatttattaaatgtcaTAATCCtatgtgtattttatttgttatctttctatttaaaagaCAGGAGGGCAGATAAaactgaaataaatttttagcccTATCTCCATCTTTCAAATTTCATAGTTAGGTGACCAgctaaagaaaattaattgaaaactactccatcaaattaaaaatttttatttatttaatttgtggaGATGTAGAAAATCAAACCCCATGCCTTTTCGCATGCAAAAGTGTCAACCTGATCTAGCTATGTTGCAACAGTGAACATATTTCAATACATGACTATCATCCTTTATCGTAAATACTACTATAACTAATAACATACAATTGAAATAATTAGTGTTAACACTTGgctataaaaaaaaggttttgtgCTTGAATCTTCACGCATGACCTTCATTCCCTTATTGACTTTGCTAACACAGATTTTGAGgcattaaaactaaataataattgactTTGTGGGCCGAGGATGCCAGCAACAAGGAGACCACAATTATCACTTGTTAAGTTACTCTAATTGCGGTTGTCTTATATTCAtagaatattagtaataagattattgtagaattttttttatattaaaatcaagTCAATTTGTTATAACAAATTTAGTTGAATTTAATCGTATTACCacttaaattgaataataatagaattctcgacaatatttcaatattttaatctcAAGCATTGGAGTggcatttatttgttatacggtcgattttagaaattttcaaattattcgTTACTGAATTGCACCATATGCTGCATCACCTGGAACTTACTAAACGGAACGTAGCGTTGGCACCGTTACTCAACATTCACTGTTACGACTTTGCGACATTagaattaaaatcttttccacatttaatttgtttacttccaaattaatatttaacaaaatattttttcacattatcAATGGACAAAACTCCAACGAAAATAACTATTCAAGAAAAATGTATGCTAGCATTGTATGCCATATCATCTGTAATTTTGTCAGGATCGatcattctaatttttaagCAGAACTTTTTATCAATGGACAAACACCTCACACAGCTTGTCAGAGGCATTATTATGATGGAAAACTGCAATGGTATATCTTGAATTATTGGTAGAATAGTTCTTTGGAGCAATAAAAACAGATAAGACAGATGAGAAAATTGTCAATACCCCACcgcaaaagcaaaagaaaaaaaggaaaggagacaaaagaggaagaagaaaaagaaaaaagaacgaAGACAAAAATGGTGCCGTGCGGTATAgggaagaaggaaaaaaattaataaaataatagtgcATAGCAGTCATGTGATTGCTATAAATAAAGGGGCGTTTCCCTCATTTTATTCTTCGAATTCTTTAGTGCCTTTTAAGCGATTTAAGAGTctagtgatttgagagtttgggtgtattatGGTTTTAAATagtgagataaaatattacaatatttgtaactcatttttattagtaaaatattttccttttattttcgCTCGTGGACGTAAGCTAAAAGTCAAACTACATAATTTATGGTGTCCCTATGTAATTATGTGtctcattatttctcaatttcgCTTTAGTTGCGTGTCTGCTAAACCCTTCAATTTACTAACAAAAATCGCCAAAATTATATAAGCGGCCCAAATGTTTTGCTATTTCCAAGAAATCCCCAATCTGAATGGACTAGACCAGAGGGAGGCAAGTTAGAAATACGTTTCCTTCATAGACAATAACAACGATGAGTCGATGACATCAAGCCACGTCGGTATCAATATTGAATTAAAGGTGTAATTATTCAGCCAATGAGCCTTACACATCAAGATAAAagtcaagaaaatgaaaatttatccTAATTAAAACACTTTCTTGCTGCATTTAGTTGTTTCCATTTGAAGTTAAAAACAACGTTTCTTTCGTTTTGTGGGCAACTCGACTGAGTTAGCTGGCTTTTAGTGCTAGTATGTGAAAATAGAAGGCtaatgatttatttgttatcttttgataaaattattaaagatataatatattttccatgatataagtgaaaaatcgCATCAACATAGTTTCCAAGCTACAAcagctagtgtttaccaaacactttgcTGTATCTTTTAAGCTACAACTACCCAACCTTAATCacaaacgcacccttaataGGTTGATTGAATTTGTGGGATATAGATTCCACATATCTCATGACCTAGTAATTATACAAGTGGTTCGTGATCAAGAACAACATTTGCTTCCGGCCCAGTGACCCAGCAACTGCTGCATTGGTCGCCACCTATGGTGCCGACGATATTGCATGGTCCAATTGTGGCCTTGAATGAAAAAAGTTGTGCAAATTATTTATGGGCACGATGATAAGTAACGCAAGCCTTGATGCTAGTTATGGTCGAAGAAAACAAGAGGTTAAGAATACTATCAGAGATATTCATaacaacaaaaaggaaaaaaaaaaaggcgtTGGCAAGTCCATTGATATTGGTGAATTGTCGATTTCAACTTTGGCATGTGTAATTTAGAACCTGCGCATTGTGGTATGGCACTGGCACGCTTGCATTGACGAGGGGACAAATCTTGGGGCTGAGCTAAAATTTAGGCTTGTAGAACTCATGGTGCTAATGGGAAcaccaaatattttttgacATATTTCGGTGCTTTCATGGTTTAATTCAAGGTATAGAAAGGAGTGTtgagaatgtcaaataaaacgACATTGAATGGAAGTTTTCAAAGACATGATCCGCACTGAACAGCAACGACACGGTTGGTGAAGATTTTTTCGTAATACGAGTAtctaatttttgaaaaattataaccTCTGCATCTATAAATATGCTCAATGTATAATGTTTTacttaagaaatgaaaaacttgtttcttcatggtatcagagcgaggtTCAGTGCCCTTAGGCTTGGCAAAACCTcgggtccggtccgggtttGGTGCAACCCGGGACCGGACCGGCTGCCAAAAATtgaaacccggacccggacaaAACCCAACTTTTGCATGTCCGGTCCGGGCTTGAGCCCGGCGTGTCTCGGGTCCAGATTTTGTCTTCCGGGCTTCTAAGCCCGCAaacaattatttcaaaaaaaattaaaaaaggctCACAGCAGTAAGTCagcaacataaaattaaaaaaggcaAAAGGATTTGGCCTAAAAAATAGAGCAACAGTAATCACAAATTCACAGGCTCACAGCAAGTCAGCAACAATGCACAAAATTGGTCGAAGATAAACACGAATAGCAACAGCCAACAGAGAAGCAATCGACAAAAATGCAACTGGGaagacaaaatttattatttcgcTAACAGACCTATAATGTTCTAAtgtcttttcattttatttaaaataccaagaaaagaaaaggtgaAATCTATATGTGTTGTTAGGCCAATTACCTAAGGTGTCGGTTCAAGATTCAAGAAACACAATGACCAGGTAATTAAACAAGGAGCAAAGTCacttgctatatatatatatatattaaagagAGGGCTAAAACTGATGAGGCTGAGAAGGAGAGCTTGAAACAGAAGGCAAAAGAGTTGGATGAGGAGGTTGCTCGTCGTGATATGTAGTGATCgaggaaaaagacaaaatgatTGCAGATAAGGGAAAGATGGTTGATTAGTTGAAGAAGGAAAGCCAAGTTAAGCatgatgaaaatattttactggAGCAACAGCCGCAACCGAGCAAAACCGAGTCAGCAAATGCCAAACGAGAAGAGATGATGCCCACTGCCGAGTACCGAGGGGCGACGGTGACGGACTGACGGTGGGTGCTAGCCAACGGTGACGGTGGGTAGCCGGTGGCAGCATCGCTGCTTATGCCTTTGAGTTTGGGTAACTGGGGTCTGGGAATTCGAATTAGGGATTTGGGTGTTTTGCGATTTGGGTTTGGGTAACtggttttagattttttttaaagtttattcaGAAAACGGGttcgggtccgggtccgggttccgggtttTTGGTGCTGAACTCGGACTGTGCCCGGAAATGTCCgggttttaaattttgaaacccgGATCCGCTTTTGCAGCATATGCGGTCCGAGTTTTGCCCGGACCGGATTGGCCGAGTCCGGACTGGATCTGGTCCGGGCGGGTTTTTTTGACACCCCTAACTGCCTTGTTTGtaacaaaagcaaagaaaactaAATTCTTCCCACAACTAtttttccaccattttttcttccttaaaaGCATTTCTAGCATTATAGAAACCCA contains:
- the LOC112496318 gene encoding flavonoid 3'-monooxygenase CYP75B137-like, whose amino-acid sequence is MGLRVNDARSNESAIITCLVSVLAVVYFAWNVKKSRKANAKLPPGPRGLPVVGYLPFLGTTDLHKKFTELSGVYGPIFKLWLGNKLCVVVSSPSLVKQVVRDQDTTFAYRDPPIAGLVATFGGNDIAWSNYGPEWRKLRKFFVGKMMSNASLDACYALRKQEVKNTIRDLYNNNNKICKPIDIGELSISTLVCAMQNMLWGEALELKEKGTTILGVELKFKLAELMVLLGTPNISDIFPMLSWLDIQGIERRAKKISLWFENIINSTVEKYRSKDFNVEGKERAGENFEGSRNKNFLQLLLELQENEDGSSSISMNQFKGVLADIITGGTDTTTTMVEWTMAELMQHPQVMKKVQEELAQVVGMDSCVEEFHLPKLKYLDAVVKESFRLHPALPLLVPRRASESGSIGGYTIPKDTTLMLNVWAIHRDPQLWDNPLEFRPERFLNVGVESKFDYSGNNFQYLPFGSGRRMCAGIPLAERMLMFVLASLLHSFEWELPAGTKLNLSEKFGIVIKKKEPLVAIPTPRLSNSELYH
- the LOC102630520 gene encoding flavonoid 3'-monooxygenase — encoded protein: MALRVDDASSNETAIITCLVSVLAVVYFAWNVKKSRKANATLPPGPRGLPVFGYLPFLGTTDLHKKFTELSGVYGPIFKLWLGNKLCVVVSSPSLIRQVVRDQDTTFANRDPPKAALVVSYGGNDIAWSNYGPEWRKLRKFFVGKMMNNESLDACYALRKQEVKNTIRDLYNNDNKIGKPIDIGELSFSTLVCAIQNMLWGEALELKEKGTTNLRAGLKFKLAELMVLAGTPNISDVFPMLSWLDIQGIERRAKKISLWLDNVINSTVEQHRNKELTVEGEERAGKNFEGSRNKNFLQLLLELQENDDSASSISMNQFKAVLADIITSGTDTTTTMVEWTMAELMQHPQVMKKVQEELAQVVGMDSCVEEFHLSRLMYLDAVVKETFRLHPAVPLLLPRRASESSNIGGYNIPKDTTIMLNVRAIHRDPKLWDNPLQFRPERFLDDGIASKFDYSGNNFQYLPFGSGRRMCAGIALAERMLMFVLASLLHSFEWELPTGTKLNLSEKFGIVIKKKEPLVAIPTPRLSNSELYH